DNA from Equus caballus isolate H_3958 breed thoroughbred chromosome 27, TB-T2T, whole genome shotgun sequence:
TTGAGCTCCAGAGTCAGACGCCCACTCTTTGATCCTGCTGCACCAGGCCTAGGGATGTCAGCAGCTGAGCACGAGAGCGTGTGGGTTAGGTTCCCACCAGCTGCTTTTATCACTTATACCATCTCGTTCTTACTGTCTTAATCATTTACACAGATTTTGTAATGAACTCATCATGGTACActtgaattatctttttaatattagaaatGGGTTGCTACTCCAGAATATAGTCCATGGAACATGGAAATGGAGCCTATAACCTTGGTCAGCTAATTAATGATCAATAGATAATTATCTAATATCTATTGGATAATTTATATTTGCCAAAATCAGTTCGGCTACCTAGCCCCCTATTCCCCATGGATTTAATCTCGCAACTTTTGATAGAAATCAATGTACTCTTCAAAttagagccttttttttttttaaaaaaaaaaactactgaaCCAACATAGAATTAACGTTAGAagaaagttattaagaatttttttttaaactgacttCTATTTTCTTTAGATCTGGAATGATTATAAATTGCGCTGGGATCCAATGGAATATGATGGCATCGAGACTCTTCGCGTCCCTGCAGATAAGATCTGGAAGCCTGACATTGTTCTCTACAACAAGTATGGGAGTCTGACAGCAGTAGTGTCTTTCCAAAGTTGCCTGTGATACCTGCTGACCCATAGCAAAGGCAGGTCGCTAATGCTGTCTGATTTTCTTTGCAGTGCTGTTGGTGACTTCCAAGTTGAAGGCAAGACAAAAGCTCTTCTCACGTATGATGGCATGATAACCTGGACTCCGCCAGCCATTTTTAAGAGTTCCTGTCCTATGGATAtcacatttttcccttttgatcatCAAAATTGTTCCCTGAAATTTGGTTCCTGGACATATGACAAAGCTGAAATTGATCTTCTAATCATTGGATCTAAAGTGGATATGAATGATTTTTGGGAAAACAGTGAATGGGAAATTGTTGATGCTTCTGGCTACAAGCATGACATAAAGTACAACTGTTGTGAAGAAATATACACAGATATAACCTATTCTTTCTATATTCGAAGATTGCCAATGTTTTACACCACTAATCTGATCATCCCttgtctctttatttcctttctaacCGTGTTGGTCTTTTACCTGCCTTCTGACTGTGGTGAAAAAGTGACACTTTGCATTTCAGTTCTGCTTTCTCTGACTGTGTTTTTGCTAGTAATCACAGAAACCATCCCGTCCACGTCTCTCGTGATCCCACTGGTGGGCGAGTACCTACTGTTCACCATGATCTTTGTCACCCTGTCCATCGTGGTGACTGTGTTTGTGTTGAACATACACTATCGCACCCCGACAACACACACCATGCCCAAATGGGTGAAGACGGTTTTCCTCCAGCTCTTACCCCAGATCCTGATGATGGGGAGGCCTCTGGACAAGATGAGGGAGGCAAGTTCTGAGAAAAAGCGCAAAGGCCTTCCCAGTAGGCCTGCCAAAGTCAAGTTGGATCATTGCAGACAGCCCAAACGTCTGAAAGAATCCTGCCACTGCCATAGATCAGGTGAGCTCGCCACCAGGAGAAGGATAAGTCATCAGCCTTTACAGTGGACGACCGGAAGTTCAGAGCACTCGCCTGAGGTCGAAGACGTAATTGACAGTGTTCGATTCATAGCAGAAAACATGAAGAACCAAAATGAAGCGAAGGAGGTAACTGCCCCCCTCCAGCCGCCCCCAGCTGCAGGCCTCCAGGCCCCTTCCGGGCGTGGCGGGTCCTAGGGTGGGTTCTCTTCACAGGAGCTCAGGGGCGTTGCTCTAAGGTCCAGCTCTGTTGTTGCACAGTTATGAGCGGACTGACTAGGGCGGGGGTGGTAAGGTGTGGTCCCAGAGCAAATCTCCACCTCCAGAAATGTTAACTCACGTGGAAATTGCTTAAGATCATCACTCAGGGCAACCTTGGTGAGTGAAACCTGAAGGCCCTGAACAAGAAACAGCCGTGGGCAGAAAGGTGGAAAGGGGAAAGCCGCCCCAGAGGGGCTGGAGCAACGGCTGCAGAGCAGCCTGCTATCTGAGAGTGGTGGAGGGAGGCGCGGGTGAGCCTGCCCGGCTCCGGTCCCACTTGTTCTGCTTGACAGGGATTAGGTGCTGACTGAAGGAGCCTTAGGGGTATTTTTAGCATCAACATGTTCTGCTCCTGCTGCCCAGAGTTTAACTATAGCACATGGGCCTCCCCTGTCCTCTAGGAGAGTTCAGGAAAATCGTTTcggggccggcctgtggctgagcggttaagttcaagcattctgcttcagtggcccaggttcagatcctgggcgcggacctagcactgctcgtcagaccttgctgtggtggcatcccacatagaagacctAGAACTAGCatgtacaactaggtactgggactttggggaggaaataaaaaagaggaaggttggcaacagatgttagctcagggccactcttcctcaccaaaaaaaaaaaagattaaaaaaatcatgtcaATTTTCCATACCATAAGGATGACCAGCTGAGGGCATCTGAAAACCCATGCCAGGTGTCCTAGTTTGACCTCATACTGCAGCTGCTGGCGTTCAGATCTCCTAGTGAAGGATGTTGAAGACCTGAAGTCCGCCCTGTTCGTGCAGGGGAAGATACCGTGACTGCATGTcacacaggcaggggctgggggctgtgtCACAGGATGAGTGAGCCCAGAACTCGCCTTCATGGCGACACCTTCATAAAATCCAGGGCAGAGTTGCTGTTGACTCCATCACTGCCAGATAGGGGTCTCAAGACGCAGCTTGAGACTTCGGCAGAAGGTTGGAGGTCAGGAACTAGAAGGAGGTGAGACACGCAGTGACCTCTCCACGGCCAGCGTGACTTGGGGTCTGGAGGACTGCCTACTCCTGATGAGGCATTCCTTCATCATACCTCACCCCACGCCCCCGCCTCAAACCCGTTTCCCAGGCTTGCCGAGAGGTCAGAACACAATGACAATGACAAGAGTGGAGCTCTCTGAGCACCTATTCCTTGGGAGTCGGGGAAGTCCTTTGTGACCCAAGGAATCCTGCTTGCTCTGTCGGCAGCTGCCCGAGGCCCTAAGGGGCGCGTGCATCCCCCTCCTCAGACAAAACAGGACTTCTTCCGTGTTCTGTATAGGAGACACGGGTTAACCCGAATGCTACCAATGTTTGCTTTGAAAATTGCCAGGGAGATCTTCTTTGAAAAGGAAGCAGCTTATTTATGAAACAGCATATTTCCTATGCTTTTGGCTTTTAAAAGttgctttaactttttattttcctttcaggtGGAAGACGACTGGAAATACGTGGCCATGGTGGTGGACAGagtatttctttggctatttaTCATTGTCTGTGTGTTTGGAACTGCAGGGCTGTTTCTACAGCCACTACTGGGGAGCACAGGAAAATCTTAAGGCTGTATTTTCCTCTTATCTTCAGAAAGTACAGATGCTTTATTTGTTCTCTGTTCCTACCACAAGGGAAGGGACATAAAGCTTTCCCGTAGATGACTAGATGAAAAAAGAGGACATTATTGCAAATTAGGAGTCCAAATGCCCTCTTATGTAGCAGAGAGGGGCACTTGAAGACGCGTTAACACTGGCGCCCAGAGCTGGCAGCACTCACAGGCTTCTCTTGTCTGTACATGATGGGAAAGACCCACCATAGAGCAAATCCTGTACGGCATCAACCCATGCTAGAAGGACGTTCTGTCGTACCTCCAGTTCATGCTGCTTGTCAGCACAATGACACACGCCAGACGTGAAACTCTGGAGCCTGGACCTCGCTGACATTTGCGACACTTGTGAACTAGCATTACGTGCTTGCTTTCTCGCGCATGTCTCTGTGATGTAGCTCACACACTTCTACATTATTTGATACGTTAATAGGCAAAAAGCGGGTGGTCTGAGTCTATCCCAGCGGGCTGTGTTTAATTAGCATTCATATCGCATGAAACTTGAGTGGGAACCCAGCACGATGCTAGGCATCCCAAGTGTAACAGAAATAGGTTCTGTCCCCAAGCACTTGCGGCTTTTTAGGAAATGTCATAAACACAAAGATCTCCAAGATTAGGTGTCATGTGGGGAACATAATTAGAGCAATCAAAATAGCGGAATGATGTGGTAGGGCCGGGCAACCGGAAGCACCTTTGTTATGGGTCAAAAAGGTATCTTTTCTATAACACTTTCTATTTGTTCATTGTAGCtgagactgaaaataaaattatttcttctctaagACATCGTGATCTTGCACCTTTTGGAGCAATTCCTTTTCTGAGAGGGAGAACCTTAGGAATCTATTTTATTCCACTCTAATTTATTATCCTCTTATTTGTTGtataaatattaacataattttaaagacgtattttaaagcagaaaaaataaatctagccTAACAAAGGAACTGATTTCCTCTCTGCCTTTTGCGTTCTAGTTCTTGTCTATGTGCACACATAATTTTACACTTCCATTTTACCTTTCAATTTtgcattttgctgttttctcaaaACATTATGTCAGCAACATTTCTGCGTGATGTTACATAGTCTTGAAGTATAATTTTTGTGACTGCATAATCTCCATCGTGTTGATACACTGTGACTTCTATCACCACGTGTCAGTTCTTCCCCGTCTGTCTATCCTGGAGCATAAGGCAGTCTGTGGTACACCAGGTGGAGGTCTTAAATTTGAATGACTCTGTTTTAAAGTACTTTTAATCCTTCTCATATTTGTGATTGTAGTACCTATATTTTATCTATGTTTACAGAAGTTTGGTTGGTActtgatactttttttttcctattaagacaatcaatatttaatttcatttttaaaaaagtttaactgtggtaaaatatacataacataaaatgtatcatcttaaccatttttaagtgtacaatgcagcggtattaaatacattcacattgttgtgcaactgttACTGAACCAAAGCAGGTTTGCTTCTGGGTGAGTTGACATCAAAGCCTTTACCAGAAggagttgtcacacaaagtaaaatttatttgcagcGGATAAAGAGACCACAGGGAACATTTCCAAAGCTGTGGCCCCTGAGCAAGGGGGAGGAAACAtgtgccttttatttcagatggggaataaATATTCAGAAGGTAAGTTTCATCATTACGTGTAGAGGTGGGCATAAACTCTCATGGGTGCAGTTTGAAAACGTGCCTCCACATACATTGCATGTTGTGTTACTAAGGTTACGCTCCTCCTGGGGTGGAGATCTTAACGTTAAAATGAAGCACAGGTAACTCTTGGATACTTCTCAGTCCCTCTGAGCAGCATCACTTTTGTGGTGGGGTTTGGACCACCAGTTCAGAGTGGTTGGTAAATTGCATCTCTTAACAACTGAAAAACAACTTTGAGAAATAGTTAAGTGCTTTTGAAACTTCCTTTGAGTTCTTCCTTTGAGGGCAGTTAGTCAGTgacacaaccatcaccaccatctacccccagaactcttttcatcttgcaaaactgaaactctgtacccattaaacaacaaacCCCCATtccccctgtccccagcccctggcaaccaccactctactttggctctatgaatttaactacgctaggtacctcatataagtggaatcataccatatctgtgtttttgtaactggcttatttcactaagcataatgtcttcaaggttcatccatgttgtagcatgttaaaatttctttgctttttaatgctgaaaaatattccattgtatacagatacactgtgttttatttatccattctttcatcaatggacacttgggttgggttgcttccaccttctggctattgtgaaaaatgttgCCATGAATATGAgggtacaaatatctctttgagtccctgccttcaattcttttgggtatatactgaGAGGGagaattgctggattatgtggtaattctatttttaattttttgaggaagtgctatctcttttccacagtggctgcaacaTTTTACGTTCTACACCAACAGTGCAGAAGAgtttcacatccttgccaacacttgttattttctgtttttttgatagtagccatcttaaTGGATGTAAGGTAATACCtcttatggttttgatttgcatttccctaatgcttagcgatattgagcatcttttcatgtgcttattggccatttgtatatcttctttagagaaatctgttttcaaatcctttgccctttttaaagtcaagttattttgtttttctgttgttgagttgtaggcaTTCTTTATACACTCTGGATATTAACCTCATTGGATATAAAAACAAGACTTTTAAGAACTGCAAAGCAGGGAGATGGGAGGAAAGTGCTTCCAGCCTGGGGCAAGAAAACCCCAATCCTGACTTCTTAACACTTTCTTTTCTACTCCAACATACCTCAGACTTCCCAGCCCAGCTTTCCAGAAGTTGCTCAACGATCTTCAGAGAAGAGAGGATCTCGTACTCGCAAGTAAACAAACCTACATTTGTTgacgcaaaataaccaataagAGAGATAGGTGAGTTTTACtagagccagagtgaggattataacctgggaaagccttttccagaaaggaagaaagcgttctggagaagcatggttttcactgttgtatacctttttagaacaaagtgCACACATTAAACACACTCATGGTACATATTCATCAAAgcttcaaagaggtattcagttgccaGTTCGCAGGACCATGTGGAGAAAGAGCCTAGACAGGAAAGAGATTAGGTGTTAGCAATAGGGCGTAGGAGGGGGAGTATGCATTCTTATGTTAAGAGGGTGCGTTCTTTAATGGTTAGAGCAGACACATAATGTATGTtggataggccataagtcagctTTATTTAGTTTAAGCCTTCAGTTTTGAAcccgaatagttaccccatattcctcaatatgtgaaaacctcttgtcacatttaaaaagaaataagcatttgaaaagaggaGAGTCTGTTCAGAAGAACAAAAGGAAGCAAGAATTGAAAATTTATAAAGGGTTATGAAGACAACATTAAAACATTAAAGACCTCTTTGTTACTTGAGATTCTTAACTTTAGAATTGACTTgaaattcttttataatttcattatcAATAtctgcgtgtgtgcacacacacgtgcacactcatGGAGGTGACTTTGTGTGTCTGAACCACAGAATCAACAGCATTTCGGGATGGAATGGAACTCACAGATTACGTAGCCCAAccgtttttttttctctcaagagGTAGAGTGGCTTCCTTGCCCGTGATCACATCGCTAAAAAACTCAACTCTAGAACCCACATCGCCTGAGTGCTAAGCCATTTGCTTTGAAACCTgtaaacagttagccattgatgctTAGATAGCTAGTAActaaagtgtttttctttttttttgtaatttctgatTATAGCTTTTATGTGTTCACCCACTCAAtgtaactgtgctgcttaggaaATATGCTACccgactcccactaggctcctataggtaacatctccctggagcctgggtccccatggtaatgggtgtttgagctgtttatcaggaattaggaccccttgcccagttcaggccagttgagaccaccaatcTATCAACTGGACCTGTGCAGATGTCCGttaagtgaccttttgacatcaagaggctaaaaactccacccccAGATCATACTAATGCCCCCATTTTGTGAACGTGCGTCCTGTGAAGAGGCTTGGAGTCTCACTACgccttgcacagatcatcaattacctcccctctcctcacctccaatctcTGATCTCCACATGTCAGACCACCTTGCGCCCTCCCCCACAAACATCCCGGGTCCCCGTTTTCCAGGAGGCTGATTTGAGACTCGTCCTGCCGCTTCCTTGCTTGGCTACTTTGTGCTTAAACACTCTCTCTGCTGTGGTCTCATCATCTCAGTGACTGGCTTTCTGAGTgatgggcaaaaatgaacctggttcggtaacacCTAGACCACTATACAGTTCAGTCTCTCTTGTgagatgaaaatagaaaaagacaacTGAGATGGCCCGTCttgtcccctccccactctcaTGCCCACCTCATAAGGCATGGCTTCCTTGTAAGGGGAAAGCATCTTTCACCGTCAGTAAttagaaggaggaagaaagcttTGAACTATCAAGCAGGTTAGATGGATGAAGCAGCTAATGGTGTCTTATCTTAGGAAAGTCAGGACTATCTTCAGGGTCCAAGTTTATTTTAACGCGGGCAAGGGATGCAGATAGCTCATGTGGAAAAAAATGAGTCTTCAGAATATCCATCATTGCTGAGTTGAATGGCAGACATTTTTGGGAATATAAATCATGGATCGAGTGGAAGCATCTCAAGATTTCTTCTCCTTAACTCCTCCACCAGTTCATGCTTCTCTTGGCTGAGGCAGCAGGAAGCGGGCAGAGAAGAAAAACCTTTGACATTAGCAGATGCTGAAGTGCAAAGAGACTACCCCACGGGGCGCGGGGCATCATGCAGGGTTGACAGGAGCCACATGGGGTGGTACCTTCAAGGAAAGGCTGATTTGCTCCCCTCTGAGCTCCAGTCTGTTGTCATCATGCTGGAACGTGGGCTTGGGTGCTTGATCTTCtcatttttcaagagaaactgaaaatccacctttttatataaaatcttctagttttaaaatgtgacaactaagaaacaaaaatagtCTCTGcattagccaaaaaaaaaaaaaagctgcgtGCAAGGCCACGAGTTTGCAGCCTTTGACTAAACAACCTGGGCTTTGATACCTTCTGTTGGGCAAGGTCAAACAAGGGGGGCAAAGTCAGGGTGGAACAAAGGACAAGGCGTGGGAGCAGGAACAGGTAGGTGCCAGGAACCATGGAGGCACCATCACTAGAGGCAGGctgtccccacccagccccaaCCTCCCCCAGGGCCTAGGGTGTGCCTCTTGTGTGCAGGGAAGGAACAGGGAGATGAGAACAGGGGCACAACGTGGGAGCATCTCCCCTTGCCCATCCGCCCTTCAGCTTTGGAACCCTTCAGCAGCATCCAGGAAGTCTCAACCAGACGTAGTGCTACtgcatccctttctctctctctcacacacacacacaatttccaGGTGGTGTTGGAAATGTCTGAAAGGGGCTTTGTGGTTGTCACAGTGACTGGGGAGGCTATTGTCACTCAGGGCCTGGAGGCTAAGGGTGCTAAGCATCCTGCAATGTGAGGGACAGGCCAATGTAGACTTCTCCCTATCAAAATGCCCATAACCCCTatgaaaaattggaaccctctgGAGGGTGTAGGTTTGGTGCACAGGCCCAAGAAGGCACATGCTCAGCAGGCTTATAGAGGGGCagacacacaccacaccacaccacgCCCGCCATGCCCTCACTGGGTGATGATCCAGGACCTTCATCTGTAAACAGGATGATGTTAGTGCTTCCTTCAAGGGCTGTTTAGAAGGTTGCCTGAGTTAATCTtcataatttgtatattttttcctatggctgctttccCTTTGGCTGCTGCATTCTTCTGGCCTGGCTGGATCTCCTCTTGTTGCCCAAAGCTGTGCCCATCCCAGAGCGTTCAGAGGCTTGCCTAATTCTACAACAGGCCGGACTGCCCTGCCTCAACAGCGGTGGCTTTGCCCGGAGGCGTGACAATGTATACCAGTGGGTATATTGCTGctctcggctggtgcttccgaaCCTAA
Protein-coding regions in this window:
- the CHRNA6 gene encoding neuronal acetylcholine receptor subunit alpha-6 isoform X3 codes for the protein METNLWLRHIWNDYKLRWDPMEYDGIETLRVPADKIWKPDIVLYNNAVGDFQVEGKTKALLTYDGMITWTPPAIFKSSCPMDITFFPFDHQNCSLKFGSWTYDKAEIDLLIIGSKVDMNDFWENSEWEIVDASGYKHDIKYNCCEEIYTDITYSFYIRRLPMFYTTNLIIPCLFISFLTVLVFYLPSDCGEKVTLCISVLLSLTVFLLVITETIPSTSLVIPLVGEYLLFTMIFVTLSIVVTVFVLNIHYRTPTTHTMPKWVKTVFLQLLPQILMMGRPLDKMREASSEKKRKGLPSRPAKVKLDHCRQPKRLKESCHCHRSGELATRRRISHQPLQWTTGSSEHSPEVEDVIDSVRFIAENMKNQNEAKEVEDDWKYVAMVVDRVFLWLFIIVCVFGTAGLFLQPLLGSTGKS
- the CHRNA6 gene encoding neuronal acetylcholine receptor subunit alpha-6 isoform X1; the encoded protein is MLTSRGQGSLRFGLCLWLCILIPFFKGCAGCASEERLFHKLFAHYNQFIRPVENVSDPVTVYFEVAITQLADVDEVNQIMETNLWLRHIWNDYKLRWDPMEYDGIETLRVPADKIWKPDIVLYNNAVGDFQVEGKTKALLTYDGMITWTPPAIFKSSCPMDITFFPFDHQNCSLKFGSWTYDKAEIDLLIIGSKVDMNDFWENSEWEIVDASGYKHDIKYNCCEEIYTDITYSFYIRRLPMFYTTNLIIPCLFISFLTVLVFYLPSDCGEKVTLCISVLLSLTVFLLVITETIPSTSLVIPLVGEYLLFTMIFVTLSIVVTVFVLNIHYRTPTTHTMPKWVKTVFLQLLPQILMMGRPLDKMREASSEKKRKGLPSRPAKVKLDHCRQPKRLKESCHCHRSGELATRRRISHQPLQWTTGSSEHSPEVEDVIDSVRFIAENMKNQNEAKEVEDDWKYVAMVVDRVFLWLFIIVCVFGTAGLFLQPLLGSTGKS
- the CHRNA6 gene encoding neuronal acetylcholine receptor subunit alpha-6 isoform X2, whose translation is MGCAGCASEERLFHKLFAHYNQFIRPVENVSDPVTVYFEVAITQLADVDEVNQIMETNLWLRHIWNDYKLRWDPMEYDGIETLRVPADKIWKPDIVLYNNAVGDFQVEGKTKALLTYDGMITWTPPAIFKSSCPMDITFFPFDHQNCSLKFGSWTYDKAEIDLLIIGSKVDMNDFWENSEWEIVDASGYKHDIKYNCCEEIYTDITYSFYIRRLPMFYTTNLIIPCLFISFLTVLVFYLPSDCGEKVTLCISVLLSLTVFLLVITETIPSTSLVIPLVGEYLLFTMIFVTLSIVVTVFVLNIHYRTPTTHTMPKWVKTVFLQLLPQILMMGRPLDKMREASSEKKRKGLPSRPAKVKLDHCRQPKRLKESCHCHRSGELATRRRISHQPLQWTTGSSEHSPEVEDVIDSVRFIAENMKNQNEAKEVEDDWKYVAMVVDRVFLWLFIIVCVFGTAGLFLQPLLGSTGKS